One genomic segment of Brassica napus cultivar Da-Ae chromosome A3, Da-Ae, whole genome shotgun sequence includes these proteins:
- the LOC106442173 gene encoding uncharacterized protein LOC106442173 isoform X1, whose product MASMAIGVSLSMSNGIRRGDDVARLSAKTLNLNQKSESSASRVLSTKRRLASSRAKRTVSKSVLFEEEEEEEKSKKNLRVGLICGGPSAERGISLNSARSVLDHIQGNGVSVSCYYIDAHLKSFAISSAQLYSNTPADFDFKLESLAQGFSSLSDLAEHLVSAVDIVFPVIHGRFGEDGGIQELLESHNIPFVGTGSSECRRAFDKYEASLELKKHGFMSVPNYLVQGTGVDESEIAQWFTDNRLDLDVGKVVVKPARAGSSIGVKVAFGVKDSIKKAVELILEGIDDRVVVEVFIENGHEFTAIVLDVGSGSDSHPVVLLPSEVQLQFHGSGDPEEDAIFDYRRKYLPTQQVTYHTPPRFPIHVIKSIREEASLLFQKLGLRDFARIDGWYLAPTSNISSASDETFVGRKSRNIIFTDINLISGMEQNSFLFQQASKVGFSHSNILRTILHRACSRLPHLTWYNYESSHLVQGSTTLKTSGDVQKVFVIFGGDTSERQVSVMSGTNVWMNLQRFVDLKVTPCLLSPSLSNSSGAFPDETESDLDNREVWLLPYSVVLRHTAEEILAECFEAIEPDRALFTSLLQKQVMEDLMDGLKNESWFGGFDITDELPMRFSLREWIKLASEAQATVFIAVHGGIGEDGTLQALLEDEGVAYTGPGVLASRTCMDKVMTSQALSHLSEFGVHTISKDVKRTDDIMHETISNIWDALITKLRCLTFCVKPARDGCSTGVARLCSAEDLDVYVQALKDCLPRIPPNTLSTTHGMIEMPNTTPEFLIFEPFVETDEIIVSSKAKQKLSWKGTRRWVEITVGVIGKRGSMRSLNPSLTVKESGDILSLEEKFQGGTGINLTPPPPTIMSKDALERCKQGIELIAETLGLEGFSRIDAFVHVETGEVLVIEVNTVPGMTPSTVLIQQALAEQPPMYPPQFFRKLLHLATQRV is encoded by the exons ATGGCGTCCATGGCGATCGGCGTCAGCTTGTCGATGAGTAACGGCATACGAAGAGGAGACGATGTTGCTCGATTATCAGCGAAGACACTGAATCTGAATCAGAAGAGCGAGAGTAGTGCAAGCAGGGTTTTGAGTACGAAGAGACGCCTTGCCTCCTCCAGAGCTAAACGAACCGTGTCGAAGTCGGTTCTCttcgaggaggaggaggaggaggagaagagcaAGAAGAATCTGAGAGTTGGACTCATTTGCGGAGGACCGTCGGCGGAGCGCGGGATTTCTCTCAACTCAGCTCGATCAGTTCTCGATCACATTCAG GGGAACGGTGTAAGCGTGAGCTGCTATTACATAGATGCTCATCTCAAATCCTTCGCAATTTCCTCCGCTCAG CTGTACTCGAACACTCCCGCAGATTTTGATTTCAAGCTCGAGAG TCTTGCACAGGGGTTCTCTTCGTTATCAGACTTGGCCGAGCATCTTGTTTCCGCTGTGGACATTGTCTTCCCTGTTATTCATGGTCGATTTGGTGAAGATGGGGGCATTCAG GAGCTGTTGGAGAGTCACAACATTCCGTTTGTTGGGACCGGATCCAGTGAATGCCGTCGAGCCTTTGACAAG TATGAAGCTTCTTTGGAGCTTAAAAAACATGGGTTCATGTCAGTACCAAACTACTTGGTGCAG GGAACTGGAGTAGACGAAAGTGAAATAGCACAATGGTTTACAGATAACCGGCTGGATCTTGATGTGGGAAAAGTGGTG GTAAAACCAGCTAGAGCAGGGTCAAGCATTGGTGTCAAGGTTGCTTTTGGCGTAAAGGATTCAATCAAGAAAGCTGTTGAACTTATTCTAGAG GGAATTGATGATAGGGTTGTTGTTGAGGTGTTTATTGAAAATGGACATGAGTTCACTGCCATCGTCCTGGATGTGGGTTCTGGTTCTGATTCCCATCCTGTTGTGCTGTTGCCCTCTGAG GTGCAACTTCAGTTCCATGGCAGCGGTGATCCGGAGGAAGATGCGATCTTCGACTATCGGAGGAAGTATTTGCCGACACAACAG gTCACCTATCACACTCCACCTCGTTTCCCTATCCATGTTATCAAAAGTATCCGTGAAGAGGCATCTCTTCTATTTCAAAAACTAGGTCTTCGCGACTTTGCTCGCATTGATGGATGGTATTTGGCTCCGACTTCAAATATATCATCAGCTTCAGATGAAACGTTTGTTGGACGCAAGTCAAGGAATATTATATTCACAGACATCAACCTG ATAAGTGGCATGGAGCAAAATAGCTTTCTCTTCCAGCAGGCTTCTAAG GTTGGGTTTTCTCATTCAAACATTTTGAGAACCATCCTCCACCGAGCTTGCTCAAGGCTTCCCCATCTTACTTGGTATAACTATGAGTCTAGTCATTTGGTTCAAGGTTCAACCACCCTGAAAACCTCCGGGGACGTCCAGAAAGTGTTTGTAATATTTGGAGGAGACACTTCAGAGCGGCAGGTTTCTGTCATGAGTGGAACAAATGTTTGGATGAATCTGCAAAGATTTGTTGAT CTCAAAGTAACTCCCTGCTTGCTTTCCCCATCACTTAGCAACTCATCTGGTGCATTTCCGGACGAAACCGAATCTGATTTGGACAACAGAGAAGTGTGGTTATTACC GTACTCTGTTGTGTTAAGGCACACTGCTGAGGAAATTCTTGCGGAGTGCTTTGAAGCAATCGAGCCTGATCGGGCTCTGTTTACATCTCTGCTGCAAAAGCAAGTGATGGAGGATCTTATGGATGGTTTGAAGAATGAAAGCTGGTTTGGAGGGTTTGATATAACAGACGAACTGCCAATGAGATTTTCGTTGAGAGAGTGGATCAAGCTTGCCAGCGAAGCTCAGGCAACCGTCTTCATTGCAG TGCATGGAGGAATTGGGGAAGATGGTACGCTGCAAGCCTTACTGGAGGATGAAGGAGTTGCTTACACAG GTCCAGGCGTACTAGCTTCAAGGACTTGCATGGACAAAGTCATGACATCTCAGGCTCTTAGTCAT CTTTCAGAGTTTGGAGTTCATACCATAAGTAAAGACGTGAAGAGAACAGATGATATAATGCATGAGACCATCTCAAACATTTGGGATGCATTAATCACCAAGCTTCGATGTCTGACATTCTGTGTTAAACCAGCAAGGGATGGATGCTCTACTGGTGTTGCAAGATTATG TTCCGCTGAAGACCTTGATGTATATGTACAAGCATTAAAAGATTGTCTACCAAGGATTCCTCCAAACACTTTGTCCacg ACACATGGAATGATTGAGATGCCAAATACTACTCCCGAGTTTTTGATCTTCGAACCATTTGTTGAGACCGATGAAATCATAGTTTCATCCAAAGCCAAGCAGAAGCTCTCTTGGAAAGGTACGAGGAGGTGGGTAGAGATAACCGTGGGAGTAATCGGAAAGCGTGGGTCAATGCGTTCACTGAATCCTAGTCTTACTGTCAAGGAAAGTGGCGATATATTGTCACTCGAGGAGAAGTTCCAAG GCGGCACTGGCATAAACCTGACTCCACCTCCACCAACAATCATGAG TAAGGACGCTTTGGAAAGATGCAAACAAGGCATCGAGCTGATTGCGGAAACTCTTGGGTTAGAGGGGTTTTCACGGATCGATGCTTTTGTGCACGTTGAAACAGGAGAG GTGCTGGTTATAGAGGTGAACACAGTTCCTGGAATGACTCCTTCCACTGTATTAATCCAACAG GCATTAGCAGAGCAGCCACCAATGTACCCTCCTCAATTCTTTCGCAAATTGCTCCATCTTGCTACACAGAGAGTCTGA
- the LOC106442173 gene encoding uncharacterized protein LOC106442173 isoform X3, translating into MASMAIGVSLSMSNGIRRGDDVARLSAKTLNLNQKSESSASRVLSTKRRLASSRAKRTVSKSVLFEEEEEEEKSKKNLRVGLICGGPSAERGISLNSARSVLDHIQGNGVSVSCYYIDAHLKSFAISSAQLYSNTPADFDFKLESLAQGFSSLSDLAEHLVSAVDIVFPVIHGRFGEDGGIQELLESHNIPFVGTGSSECRRAFDKYEASLELKKHGFMSVPNYLVQGTGVDESEIAQWFTDNRLDLDVGKVVVKPARAGSSIGVKVAFGVTLMVMLTMCFQLSPTMVKHVGFSHSNILRTILHRACSRLPHLTWYNYESSHLVQGSTTLKTSGDVQKVFVIFGGDTSERQVSVMSGTNVWMNLQRFVDLKVTPCLLSPSLSNSSGAFPDETESDLDNREVWLLPYSVVLRHTAEEILAECFEAIEPDRALFTSLLQKQVMEDLMDGLKNESWFGGFDITDELPMRFSLREWIKLASEAQATVFIAVHGGIGEDGTLQALLEDEGVAYTGPGVLASRTCMDKVMTSQALSHLSEFGVHTISKDVKRTDDIMHETISNIWDALITKLRCLTFCVKPARDGCSTGVARLCSAEDLDVYVQALKDCLPRIPPNTLSTTHGMIEMPNTTPEFLIFEPFVETDEIIVSSKAKQKLSWKGTRRWVEITVGVIGKRGSMRSLNPSLTVKESGDILSLEEKFQGGTGINLTPPPPTIMSKDALERCKQGIELIAETLGLEGFSRIDAFVHVETGEVLVIEVNTVPGMTPSTVLIQQALAEQPPMYPPQFFRKLLHLATQRV; encoded by the exons ATGGCGTCCATGGCGATCGGCGTCAGCTTGTCGATGAGTAACGGCATACGAAGAGGAGACGATGTTGCTCGATTATCAGCGAAGACACTGAATCTGAATCAGAAGAGCGAGAGTAGTGCAAGCAGGGTTTTGAGTACGAAGAGACGCCTTGCCTCCTCCAGAGCTAAACGAACCGTGTCGAAGTCGGTTCTCttcgaggaggaggaggaggaggagaagagcaAGAAGAATCTGAGAGTTGGACTCATTTGCGGAGGACCGTCGGCGGAGCGCGGGATTTCTCTCAACTCAGCTCGATCAGTTCTCGATCACATTCAG GGGAACGGTGTAAGCGTGAGCTGCTATTACATAGATGCTCATCTCAAATCCTTCGCAATTTCCTCCGCTCAG CTGTACTCGAACACTCCCGCAGATTTTGATTTCAAGCTCGAGAG TCTTGCACAGGGGTTCTCTTCGTTATCAGACTTGGCCGAGCATCTTGTTTCCGCTGTGGACATTGTCTTCCCTGTTATTCATGGTCGATTTGGTGAAGATGGGGGCATTCAG GAGCTGTTGGAGAGTCACAACATTCCGTTTGTTGGGACCGGATCCAGTGAATGCCGTCGAGCCTTTGACAAG TATGAAGCTTCTTTGGAGCTTAAAAAACATGGGTTCATGTCAGTACCAAACTACTTGGTGCAG GGAACTGGAGTAGACGAAAGTGAAATAGCACAATGGTTTACAGATAACCGGCTGGATCTTGATGTGGGAAAAGTGGTG GTAAAACCAGCTAGAGCAGGGTCAAGCATTGGTGTCAAGGTTGCTTTTG GTGTAACGTTGATGGTTATGTTAACAATGTGCTTCCAACTGTCCCCTACTATGGTTAAACAT GTTGGGTTTTCTCATTCAAACATTTTGAGAACCATCCTCCACCGAGCTTGCTCAAGGCTTCCCCATCTTACTTGGTATAACTATGAGTCTAGTCATTTGGTTCAAGGTTCAACCACCCTGAAAACCTCCGGGGACGTCCAGAAAGTGTTTGTAATATTTGGAGGAGACACTTCAGAGCGGCAGGTTTCTGTCATGAGTGGAACAAATGTTTGGATGAATCTGCAAAGATTTGTTGAT CTCAAAGTAACTCCCTGCTTGCTTTCCCCATCACTTAGCAACTCATCTGGTGCATTTCCGGACGAAACCGAATCTGATTTGGACAACAGAGAAGTGTGGTTATTACC GTACTCTGTTGTGTTAAGGCACACTGCTGAGGAAATTCTTGCGGAGTGCTTTGAAGCAATCGAGCCTGATCGGGCTCTGTTTACATCTCTGCTGCAAAAGCAAGTGATGGAGGATCTTATGGATGGTTTGAAGAATGAAAGCTGGTTTGGAGGGTTTGATATAACAGACGAACTGCCAATGAGATTTTCGTTGAGAGAGTGGATCAAGCTTGCCAGCGAAGCTCAGGCAACCGTCTTCATTGCAG TGCATGGAGGAATTGGGGAAGATGGTACGCTGCAAGCCTTACTGGAGGATGAAGGAGTTGCTTACACAG GTCCAGGCGTACTAGCTTCAAGGACTTGCATGGACAAAGTCATGACATCTCAGGCTCTTAGTCAT CTTTCAGAGTTTGGAGTTCATACCATAAGTAAAGACGTGAAGAGAACAGATGATATAATGCATGAGACCATCTCAAACATTTGGGATGCATTAATCACCAAGCTTCGATGTCTGACATTCTGTGTTAAACCAGCAAGGGATGGATGCTCTACTGGTGTTGCAAGATTATG TTCCGCTGAAGACCTTGATGTATATGTACAAGCATTAAAAGATTGTCTACCAAGGATTCCTCCAAACACTTTGTCCacg ACACATGGAATGATTGAGATGCCAAATACTACTCCCGAGTTTTTGATCTTCGAACCATTTGTTGAGACCGATGAAATCATAGTTTCATCCAAAGCCAAGCAGAAGCTCTCTTGGAAAGGTACGAGGAGGTGGGTAGAGATAACCGTGGGAGTAATCGGAAAGCGTGGGTCAATGCGTTCACTGAATCCTAGTCTTACTGTCAAGGAAAGTGGCGATATATTGTCACTCGAGGAGAAGTTCCAAG GCGGCACTGGCATAAACCTGACTCCACCTCCACCAACAATCATGAG TAAGGACGCTTTGGAAAGATGCAAACAAGGCATCGAGCTGATTGCGGAAACTCTTGGGTTAGAGGGGTTTTCACGGATCGATGCTTTTGTGCACGTTGAAACAGGAGAG GTGCTGGTTATAGAGGTGAACACAGTTCCTGGAATGACTCCTTCCACTGTATTAATCCAACAG GCATTAGCAGAGCAGCCACCAATGTACCCTCCTCAATTCTTTCGCAAATTGCTCCATCTTGCTACACAGAGAGTCTGA
- the LOC106442173 gene encoding uncharacterized protein LOC106442173 isoform X2, with translation MLISNPSQFPPLSCTRTLPQILISSSRGESLAQGFSSLSDLAEHLVSAVDIVFPVIHGRFGEDGGIQELLESHNIPFVGTGSSECRRAFDKYEASLELKKHGFMSVPNYLVQGTGVDESEIAQWFTDNRLDLDVGKVVVKPARAGSSIGVKVAFGVKDSIKKAVELILEGIDDRVVVEVFIENGHEFTAIVLDVGSGSDSHPVVLLPSEVQLQFHGSGDPEEDAIFDYRRKYLPTQQVTYHTPPRFPIHVIKSIREEASLLFQKLGLRDFARIDGWYLAPTSNISSASDETFVGRKSRNIIFTDINLISGMEQNSFLFQQASKVGFSHSNILRTILHRACSRLPHLTWYNYESSHLVQGSTTLKTSGDVQKVFVIFGGDTSERQVSVMSGTNVWMNLQRFVDLKVTPCLLSPSLSNSSGAFPDETESDLDNREVWLLPYSVVLRHTAEEILAECFEAIEPDRALFTSLLQKQVMEDLMDGLKNESWFGGFDITDELPMRFSLREWIKLASEAQATVFIAVHGGIGEDGTLQALLEDEGVAYTGPGVLASRTCMDKVMTSQALSHLSEFGVHTISKDVKRTDDIMHETISNIWDALITKLRCLTFCVKPARDGCSTGVARLCSAEDLDVYVQALKDCLPRIPPNTLSTTHGMIEMPNTTPEFLIFEPFVETDEIIVSSKAKQKLSWKGTRRWVEITVGVIGKRGSMRSLNPSLTVKESGDILSLEEKFQGGTGINLTPPPPTIMSKDALERCKQGIELIAETLGLEGFSRIDAFVHVETGEVLVIEVNTVPGMTPSTVLIQQALAEQPPMYPPQFFRKLLHLATQRV, from the exons ATGCTCATCTCAAATCCTTCGCAATTTCCTCCGCTCAG CTGTACTCGAACACTCCCGCAGATTTTGATTTCAAGCTCGAGAGGTGAGAG TCTTGCACAGGGGTTCTCTTCGTTATCAGACTTGGCCGAGCATCTTGTTTCCGCTGTGGACATTGTCTTCCCTGTTATTCATGGTCGATTTGGTGAAGATGGGGGCATTCAG GAGCTGTTGGAGAGTCACAACATTCCGTTTGTTGGGACCGGATCCAGTGAATGCCGTCGAGCCTTTGACAAG TATGAAGCTTCTTTGGAGCTTAAAAAACATGGGTTCATGTCAGTACCAAACTACTTGGTGCAG GGAACTGGAGTAGACGAAAGTGAAATAGCACAATGGTTTACAGATAACCGGCTGGATCTTGATGTGGGAAAAGTGGTG GTAAAACCAGCTAGAGCAGGGTCAAGCATTGGTGTCAAGGTTGCTTTTGGCGTAAAGGATTCAATCAAGAAAGCTGTTGAACTTATTCTAGAG GGAATTGATGATAGGGTTGTTGTTGAGGTGTTTATTGAAAATGGACATGAGTTCACTGCCATCGTCCTGGATGTGGGTTCTGGTTCTGATTCCCATCCTGTTGTGCTGTTGCCCTCTGAG GTGCAACTTCAGTTCCATGGCAGCGGTGATCCGGAGGAAGATGCGATCTTCGACTATCGGAGGAAGTATTTGCCGACACAACAG gTCACCTATCACACTCCACCTCGTTTCCCTATCCATGTTATCAAAAGTATCCGTGAAGAGGCATCTCTTCTATTTCAAAAACTAGGTCTTCGCGACTTTGCTCGCATTGATGGATGGTATTTGGCTCCGACTTCAAATATATCATCAGCTTCAGATGAAACGTTTGTTGGACGCAAGTCAAGGAATATTATATTCACAGACATCAACCTG ATAAGTGGCATGGAGCAAAATAGCTTTCTCTTCCAGCAGGCTTCTAAG GTTGGGTTTTCTCATTCAAACATTTTGAGAACCATCCTCCACCGAGCTTGCTCAAGGCTTCCCCATCTTACTTGGTATAACTATGAGTCTAGTCATTTGGTTCAAGGTTCAACCACCCTGAAAACCTCCGGGGACGTCCAGAAAGTGTTTGTAATATTTGGAGGAGACACTTCAGAGCGGCAGGTTTCTGTCATGAGTGGAACAAATGTTTGGATGAATCTGCAAAGATTTGTTGAT CTCAAAGTAACTCCCTGCTTGCTTTCCCCATCACTTAGCAACTCATCTGGTGCATTTCCGGACGAAACCGAATCTGATTTGGACAACAGAGAAGTGTGGTTATTACC GTACTCTGTTGTGTTAAGGCACACTGCTGAGGAAATTCTTGCGGAGTGCTTTGAAGCAATCGAGCCTGATCGGGCTCTGTTTACATCTCTGCTGCAAAAGCAAGTGATGGAGGATCTTATGGATGGTTTGAAGAATGAAAGCTGGTTTGGAGGGTTTGATATAACAGACGAACTGCCAATGAGATTTTCGTTGAGAGAGTGGATCAAGCTTGCCAGCGAAGCTCAGGCAACCGTCTTCATTGCAG TGCATGGAGGAATTGGGGAAGATGGTACGCTGCAAGCCTTACTGGAGGATGAAGGAGTTGCTTACACAG GTCCAGGCGTACTAGCTTCAAGGACTTGCATGGACAAAGTCATGACATCTCAGGCTCTTAGTCAT CTTTCAGAGTTTGGAGTTCATACCATAAGTAAAGACGTGAAGAGAACAGATGATATAATGCATGAGACCATCTCAAACATTTGGGATGCATTAATCACCAAGCTTCGATGTCTGACATTCTGTGTTAAACCAGCAAGGGATGGATGCTCTACTGGTGTTGCAAGATTATG TTCCGCTGAAGACCTTGATGTATATGTACAAGCATTAAAAGATTGTCTACCAAGGATTCCTCCAAACACTTTGTCCacg ACACATGGAATGATTGAGATGCCAAATACTACTCCCGAGTTTTTGATCTTCGAACCATTTGTTGAGACCGATGAAATCATAGTTTCATCCAAAGCCAAGCAGAAGCTCTCTTGGAAAGGTACGAGGAGGTGGGTAGAGATAACCGTGGGAGTAATCGGAAAGCGTGGGTCAATGCGTTCACTGAATCCTAGTCTTACTGTCAAGGAAAGTGGCGATATATTGTCACTCGAGGAGAAGTTCCAAG GCGGCACTGGCATAAACCTGACTCCACCTCCACCAACAATCATGAG TAAGGACGCTTTGGAAAGATGCAAACAAGGCATCGAGCTGATTGCGGAAACTCTTGGGTTAGAGGGGTTTTCACGGATCGATGCTTTTGTGCACGTTGAAACAGGAGAG GTGCTGGTTATAGAGGTGAACACAGTTCCTGGAATGACTCCTTCCACTGTATTAATCCAACAG GCATTAGCAGAGCAGCCACCAATGTACCCTCCTCAATTCTTTCGCAAATTGCTCCATCTTGCTACACAGAGAGTCTGA
- the LOC106439234 gene encoding non-specific lipid-transfer protein 6-like, whose translation MRSLFLLALFLVLAFHHGEAAVTCNNVVGDLYPCLSYVMQGGNSPSTNCCSGVRTLNSQAQTTADRQSVCRCIKNAIGGASYSSSNLKNALSLPAKCGVNLPFSISPSTNCNSIH comes from the exons ATGAGATCTCTCTTCTTACTAGCCTTGTTCCTAGTTCTTGCTTTTCACCATGGTGAAGCAGCCGTGACTTGCAACAACGTGGTTGGTGATCTTTACCCTTGCCTCTCCTACGTGATGCAAGGCGGAAACTCCCCATCAACTAACTGCTGCAGCGGTGTCAGAACGCTCAACAGTCAGGCTCAAACCACTGCGGATCGTCAGAGCGTCTGCCGTTGCATCAAAAATGCTATTGGAGGAGCCTCTTACTCTTCAAGCAACCTTAAAAATGCTCTGTCTTTGCCTGCTAAGTGTGGTGTTAATCTCCCTTTCAGTATCAGCCCTTCCACCAACTGCAACAG TATCCACTGA
- the LOC106439233 gene encoding thioredoxin H9, whose product MGSCVSKGKEDDDSIHNVDFSGGNVHLITTKESWDEKLAEAGRDGKIVIANFSATWCGPCKVVAPFYIELSEKHPSIMFLLVDVDELSDFSSSWDIKATPTFFFLKNGQQIGKLVGANKPELQKKVTSILDSVPESPQRP is encoded by the exons ATGGGAAGCTGTGTCTCTAAG GGAAAAGAAGACGATGATTCAATCCACAACGTTGATTTTTCCGGTGGCAACGTTCATCTCATCACTACTAAAGAAAGCTGGGATGAGAAGCTAGCCGAAGCTGGCCGTGATGGCaaaatt GTGATTGCAAACTTCAGCGCGACTTGGTGTGGGCCTTGTAAGGTCGTGGCACCGTTTTACATCGAGCTTTCTGAGAAACATCCTTCTATCATGTTCCTTCTTGTAGATGTTGATGAACTCAGC GATTTTAGCTCATCATGGGACATAAAGGcaacaccaaccttcttctttCTTAAAAACGGTCAGCAAATAGGCAAGCTTGTTGGTGCTAACAAGCCTGAGCTACAGAAGAAGGTTACTTCCATCCTTGACTCTGTACCTGAGAGTCCACAACGGCCTTGA
- the LOC106439236 gene encoding ubiquitin-conjugating enzyme E2 11, whose protein sequence is MASKRILKELKDLQKDPPSNCSAGPVAEDMFHWQATIMGPPDSPYAGGVFLVSIHFPPDYPFKPPKVSFKTRVYHPNINSNGSICLDILKEQWSPALTISKVLLSICSLLTDPNPDDPLVPEIAHMYKTDKSKYESTARSWTQKYAMG, encoded by the exons ATGGCTTCGAAGAGGATTCTGAAAGAGCTCAAGGATTTGCAGAAGGATCCTCCTTCTAACTGCAGCGCAG GTCCCGTGGCTGAGGACATGTTCCATTGGCAAGCAACTATCATGGGACCTCCTGATAGTCCCTACGCAGGAGGAGTCTTTTTGGTTTCCATTCACTTTCCTCCGGATTATCCCTTCAAGCCACCAAAG GTGTCTTTCAAGACAAGGGTATACCACCCAAACATCAACAGCAACGGAAGCATTTGTCTTGATATCCTGAAAGAACAGTGGAGCCCTGCTCTTACCATCTCCAAG GTTTTGCTGTCGATCTGCTCGTTGCTGACGGACCCGAACCCAGATGATCCGCTTGTGCCAGAGATTGCTCACATGTACAAGACGGATAAGTCCAAGTACGAGTCAACTGCACGAAGCTGGACGCAGAAGTACGCCATGGGATGA
- the LOC106439238 gene encoding sialidase — MNRNLRESVIGGRNTPAAISQFRRGNSQNGCFSRDSDENLDLFSKIRRSFPLSSSDHLPDVSAKLGRLSVGSKPTAKGKGGDDLLSSAEVDKNDYDWLLTPPGTPLGNDSHSSLAPPKVTSSARASSASKTSRLSVSQSETSYHPSRPARSSSLTRPSVSNSGRLPSSILNTSSASVSSYIRPSSPSSRSSSSARTPTPTRTTSLSRASTPSRIRPVSSTSSLDKTRPSLVSRPSTPTSRTQSNSPNVVSSRPNSRPSTPTRRNTSTSATNGRTAPSLSRPSSPGQPRVRTTTTTNTQQPIVLPDFSLDAPPNLRTSLPGRPISAGRSRPVAAKASPEPKGPMTRRNSSPVVTRGRLIESQGKGRLSGNGQQHNIYAPEPRRISNVSEVTSRRTVRTSSTVMDNNNGLGRSLSKSSLDMAIKHMDIRNGKSNGCALSSTTLFPQSIRQASSKIQPIRSVNSLSDSISSNSAENGNETNEGRRLMGKSSDMNMYESSRYDAFLLKEDVKNTNWLHSIDDRSSEHGLMFDNGGFELLPEPFAPL, encoded by the exons ATGAACAGGAATCTCAGAGAGTCTGTTATCGGTGGGAGGAATACTCCGGCGGCGATCTCACAGTTTCGCAGAGGCAATTCTCAAAACGGTTGCTTCTCTAGAGATTCCGATGAGAATCTTGATCTCTTCTCTAAGATCCGTCGCTCTTTCCCCTTGTCTTCCTCCGACCATTTACCCGACG TTTCTGCGAAACTAGGGAGGCTCTCTGTCGGATCCAAACCAACTGCTAAAGGCAAAGGTGGTGATGATCTCTTGTCATCAGCTGAAGTAGACAAAAATGATTATGACTG GCTGCTTACTCCTCCTGGAACACCTCTTGGGAACGATTCTCATTCATCTTTGGCACCTCCAAAGGTTACATCTTCCGCTAGAGCTAGTTCTGCTTCAAAGACATCAAGG CTTTCGGTTTCACAGTCAGAGACCAGTTACCATCCCTCACGTCCTGCTAGAAGTAGCTCACTGACTCGCCCATCCGTTTCTAACTCAGGCCGTTTACCATCTTCCATCCTGAACACTAGCTCAGCTTCAGTCTCATCCTACATCAGACCTTCATCCCCTAGCTCCCGTTCCTCATCTTCAGCTAGAACTCCCACTCCCACTCGTACTACTTCCCTCTCACGTGCCTCGACTCCATCAAGAATCCGTCCAGTGTCATCCACTTCATCTCTGGACAAGACCAGACCCTCCCTAGTCTCAAGACCATCTACTCCAACTTCTAGAACACAGTCAAACTCACCAAACGTAGTTTCTTCCAGACCAAACTCTCGCCCTTCAACCCCTACGCGTCGAAACACATCCACCTCAGCAACAAATGGTCGTACCGCACCTTCATTGTCTAGGCCAAGCTCTCCTGGACAACCTAGAGTccgaaccaccaccaccaccaacacACAACAGCCAATTGTGCTACCAGACTTCTCTCTTGATGCACCACCTAACCTCAGAACAAGTCTCCCGGGAAGACCGATATCAGCTGGCAGGTCTAGGCCTGTTGCAGCAAAGGCAAGTCCAGAACCCAAAGGTCCCATGACGAGAAGGAACTCATCTCCTGTTGTGACGAGAGGAAGACTCATAGAGAGCCAAGGAAAAGGCCGTTTGAGTGGTAATGGACAGCAACATAACATATATGCACCAGAGCCGAGAAGGATTTCAAATGTTTCAGAGGTAACTTCACGGAGAACCGTGAGGACTTCTTCAACTGTGATGGACAATAACAACGGGCTTGGGAGGTCATTATCAAAAAGTTCACTTGATATGGCCATTAAGCACATG GACATAAGAAACGGGAAGAGTAACGGTTGCGCACTATCAAGCACGACGTTGTTCCCTCAGAGCATCAGACAAGCCTCGTCCAAGATACAGCCAATCCGTTCAGTGAATAGCCTTTCGGATTCTATCAGCAGCAACAGCGCAGAGAACGGGAACGAAACAAACGAGGGAAGAAGACTGATGGGGAAGTCGAGCGATATGAATATGTATGAGAGCTCAAGGTATGACGCGTTTCTGTTGAAAGAAGACGTGAAGAACACAAACTGGTTGCATAGCATTGATGATAGGTCGTCAGAACATGGACTCATGTTTGATAATGGAGGTTTCGAGCTGCTCCCTGAGCCTTTTGCCCCACTATAA